The genomic window CTCACCCTGGCTAGCGGAAGAGGTGGGCATAAGTAAGTCATGATCTCCTCTGCCCGTGGCTTGAGTGAGCATACCCACCAGGCAGAACCTGGAGCCAGACCTTGGCCTGACAGCCACCAAGGGAGGCTACCTGGCTGTCCCTGCCCAGCCCTAGTGGCGGCACACAGATTAGAGGGAGCCCAGTTACAAATGCTCTTTATTTCCAACTCGCGGGTGGGGATGTTGGGGAGGGGATGTGATGGGCAGGCCCTCCCTGCCAACTCCAGGGTTGGGAGGGCATGGTCTGCTCCTTGGTTTTGGAGCCCATGAGCTGCTGCCCTTTCAGTGAGGTCAGAGTTCCTGGGAtgggagggctcagaagagaAGGAAGGCCAGCCAGTATCCTGGGCAACGGAAGGAAGCAACTACTGGGGAGGCGGGGGCAGGCCAGGGTGCCCAACACCTCTGGGCTGCCTAACTTGGGGGAGAACATCAAAGGGGACCCCATTGAGAAGAGCTCAGCCAGGCCAGCTGACCCAGCCCTGCAGCCAGGTATAGCTTGGGCTTTTGAAAAGTGGGTTTTCCTGGGGAAGGAGGTTGTGGTGGAGCAGGGCATCTGGTCACCAGGCCAAGGTGGAAGGTGCGGAGCAGTGGGGAGCAGCGGGCTCCCAGGGGAAGCCTCTGCCTCACACGTAGTCCCTCTTGTCCAGTCCAGACGTGCCTGAGCGGGAGGGGATGGAGTAGCCCAGCCTCGGTCCACGGGGCCGCTCGACCTGGGGCGGGGGGCACGTGCAGCAGAGGAGCCCCCCGCCCAGCATAAGCAGTGCGGCTGCCGCCCAGCCCAGGTAGAGGGAGGCTCCCAGCTCCCGCTTGAGGGCCTCAGCCACCAGGGGGTTGTAGAAGTCCTGGATGATGGCGTGCGCCGTCCAGCACACAGGGATGAGCACCAGGATGCCAGCGAGGAGGAGGATGACTCCCGCGGTGAGCACGATACGGGCCTTGGCACCTTCATCCTCCACACATGTGGTACACTGGGCACCTGTGATGGCCACCAGGAGGCCAAGCAGGGCCAGCAGGAGGGCGATGACACAGAGGGCACGTGCAGCCTGCAGGTCCTGTGGCAGCGCCAGCAGTGAGTCGTACACCTTGCACTGCATCTGGCCCGTGCTCTGCACCACGCAGGACATCCACAGCCCCTCCCACACCACCTGGGCCACTACGATGCTGTTGCCGATGAAGGCGGTCACCTTCCACAGGGGCAGGGCACAGGACACCAGGGTCCCCAGCCAGCCCAGCACAGCCAGGGTCATGCCCAGCAGTTCTAAGCCGGTCGAAGCCATCTGCCCCTCGGTTAGGTCTTCTTAGCCCCAGGCAGCCTAGGTGACTCAAAGGGTGTGTCTGGCGTGCTGGGTGGGTGTCTCTGTACCCAGCAGGAGGGGAAGGCTTGTTGGTGTCCTCAGGCCAGGCCAGTCGTCAGTTCTGTGAACCTCTTGAAAGGCTCCTCCTCTCCGTGCCTCTTGC from Piliocolobus tephrosceles isolate RC106 unplaced genomic scaffold, ASM277652v3 unscaffolded_29099, whole genome shotgun sequence includes these protein-coding regions:
- the CLDN9 gene encoding claudin-9, with translation MASTGLELLGMTLAVLGWLGTLVSCALPLWKVTAFIGNSIVVAQVVWEGLWMSCVVQSTGQMQCKVYDSLLALPQDLQAARALCVIALLLALLGLLVAITGAQCTTCVEDEGAKARIVLTAGVILLLAGILVLIPVCWTAHAIIQDFYNPLVAEALKRELGASLYLGWAAAALLMLGGGLLCCTCPPPQVERPRGPRLGYSIPSRSGTSGLDKRDYV